The nucleotide sequence ACAGATCTAtaaactaaaagaaataaaataatactgatAGGTAAAAATCAGCTAACATTGTTAATAAATGGGGTCCATAATAactaacatttgaaaatacttaTGAGCCAGATAACATGTCATGTATGTGTCTGAAATTAAAGTAAACCAATAAAGCAATAAAGCAGATTAGAAAATTTCCCTTGTAATTATTGTAGAGAAATTCTGCAAGTCAGGTATTAACCCAAAATACCaccaaataattaaataatgaaatataccAGTGTTCTTACTTCTCTGATGGTTAagtgttttttccccatgattAGATTAGAAGTTTGATACAAATCAACAAATGCTAGTTATTGTAGGCCACACATTGGATAAAGGCTGGTTAGAGCCTTCGTAATACTGATAAATGGCACTTACAGCACACAGGTCTTGCATAAGGCCAAAGGAGATACAAAGCTTCATATCATATCCTTCATATTGTTACTACATACTCAAAACACAATTACAAACACGGATTTTGACGACTTTGCTGTCCTTACCAGTATTAACACTGTTAGTCCCTGCAATCAGAACTCAACAACAATCTTTTCAACTACATTTTTAACCACATGAGTAAGAAACTTCAGTTCTTCTATCATCTGCTTTCTTAAGGCTAACAATACACTTTAAATGATAATATGCTCTACTACAACATCTAATGTTATAAACTGCTACCTTCTAGGTTGAATTTACAAAGGTAGCCAAGCACTGTTTGCAACTGCATTATAGGTTTCTGCAAAAGGGAATTCTGTAGTGCAGAAGttctcacattttaaaaacgtaataaaatactgaagcggatttaggaaatgttttgccataaaaaaaaaaaaaatcataaaaatctCTCCCAATTGTACAGCTTAAAAATTAATCAACTcaagaatgaaaattaatacTGATAAAACAAACAATGCCAGATGCTTGTCTAATAAATCAGGTTTCCTACAACCTGTTAAATCTTTGCTTCCAGAGtcactgtatttttctaatCTGCTTCATGTTACAAACTTGTTCCTAACTTTGAAAACTGTGTGAAAAATTACTAAGTTTGAGGTTCAGGCACacctggatttcttttttttttttcttttctttttttaaatatatatttttttacacagTAGTGAACAGAAATCACAGTATGCAGGCTACTGCGTTTCCATGAAAAGCATGTATAATATAGAATGAACTTCATtaccaattttttttccttatagaaAAAACTATCATTTaagctttatttgttttttcttctgacaccTGCCCATTATTCTGTATAACTTCTGTTTCTGCATTGCTTGCTTGATTTACAACTTCATCATTCTTGTTACCTTcagttttcccttcttcttcttcatcctctACTTCTTGTAGTTTTctacattctttttcttcctgaagtccttctacctctttttcttcctcctcctcttcctctttttcactgtcttcctcttcttccctggTTAAACTCTCTCTCTCATCCGAGTCGATCTGCGACGGAGATGCCCTGGCACCAACATGCTCAATATTTAGGACCTCCTGTCCCGTCTCTTCCTGCTCTGTGCTATCACGCTCTTCTGCCTCTCGTTTGCAATAGGAGTAGCGATGATTCATGTGTTGAGAGTAAGACCCCGAGTGTGAAAAACGCTTTCCACATTTGTCACATTGGTAGGGTTTTTCCCCAGAATGCAGTCGCATGTGTTCAATCAAATGGTGTTTGTGTTTGAATGCTTTTTTACAGATTCCACACTCATGAGGTCTTTTACctagaaaataaagcacaaacAACTGGACATTttgtatttaacatttaaaaaaattgtacTGATGCATTCATTATAAAATGCTGTTGGTGTATGTATTACCAACAATTAATAACTTTATTTAACAAGACATTCTGCTCCTAGTATTATCAGCCTGGGTTTCTTGCATGAGACCAAAGGATAAGAGTATAACGGTATGTTGGACCTAGGCCAAGGGGGGGGAACGGAAGCAGATTCCTGTTCGGGGTGGAAggcgagccctgtccctgcccacctcaccttcctatctacccttatataacaggtatgAAGCTCTAGAACATAACAGTCAAAATAACAATGTAGACGAAAGCCCATCCCAGTTGGAGagggtgcctaaggcaaggcaaccaAACCCCCGCACCGCTACATCTtctgtcaagaaagaaagaagggttatcgTCAtgtcccttctgaaagggacagagggcccaacATGCCATCCagacccaacccacagggaagtctgttgcctccctggggctcgggtgagagacaTTGCTAGGAGAGTCAtgcgcctggtacggcccaccgACTACTACCTGCTACTGttttttcaggctggtaatgatgAAGTAGCAAGGAGAAGTCCGAGAGGGACCTCAGGGCTTTGGGGCGACTAGTTAAAGgttcaggggcacaggttgtgtttgcctctgtccttccgatacGGGGGATCGATGTTGATGAGCAGACTCGTCATATTAATACGTGGCTTTGGGACTGGTGCAaccggcagaactttgggtttgttgatcatgggaaggtctacgcgacaccgggcctgctggcaccagatgggatgtgcctctctcagagcgggaaaaggatttttgctcaggaatTAGCGGGGTTGAcagatagggctttaaactagagtcgaaaGGGGAAAGGGTAAAACCAGGCCCGCCGGTGACAAGCTAAGGGATGGCGCGCTGGAATCAGAGGGACTGCGTgctagtgaggtccttcggtcggctccacaaggtgctgcatgtagggaggcgcatttgaagtgcttctacacaaacacatgcagtatgaggaataaaatggatgagctagaagccttggcccagtcccacagctacgacatcatcggcataagcgaaacctggtgggatgagtcctgtggctggtgtgtcgCAATAGATGgctacaggctcttcaggagggacaggcagggtaggcgaggtgggGGGGTGGCGATGTACGTGAAGCAGgagctggactgtgtggaacttcaagctGGCGACGGCAAAGTTGACAGCCTCTGGGTAAGGACTAAgggatgaacaaataaaggggatgcCGCTGTGGGAGTctgttacagaccacctggccaggacgacaacgccgatgaattattctttgcgGAACTAAGAGGtgcctcgagatcaactccccttgtccttatggggaacttcaacttgccagacagCAACTGGGATTACCACACGGCCAACatgagcaagtccaggaggttcctaaagcacctagatgataacttcttggtgcaggtgctaagggagccagctaggaaaggtgccctcctagatctgttgctggagaacagagaaggTCTTGTGGGGGACGTGGCAATTGGCAGCCATCTTGGTtatagtgaccatgaagtggttgagtttagaatttatggcgacagaaggaaaactgccaccaaaacttcagccctggatatggggaaagcagacttcaggctgctcagggaactagtcagcaaggtcccctgggaaactgcttttgaaggcattggcgtccatcagcgctggtcagtctttaagcactgcctcctaaaagcacaggatcaggcaattccaaagtATCAGAAGTCAAGTAGgcagggcagaaggccggcctggctgaccagggatcttcttctggagcttaggcagaaaaacaaaatgtacggctgctggaagcagggtcaggcaacatggaaggaatacagggacacTGTTCACGtctgtagggagaaaattcatatggccaaagcccaactagagttgaagctggccatgtctgtgggagacaataaaaagattttttttagatatgtgaacagaaaaaggaggaccaaagAAAATATAGGTCCGgtacttgatggggaaggtcacctcacagacaatgacataggcaaagcagagacatttaatgccttctttgcctccgtcttcaatgctgatgatgggcttcgggacccagggtgccctgagctgggggACCGtgacggtgggaatgataaactcccaaccaaccctgaacgtgtgtgaGATTttctgctccacctggatccatacaagtccatgggtccggacGGGATTAatcccagggtgcttagagagctggctgacatcatcgcAGGatctctctcaattatttttcaactgtcttgggaatctggagaggtctcggtagactggaagctggcaaatgttgtaccaattttcaagaagggcaagaaagaagaccctggcaattacaggcctgtcagtctcacatcagtgcctggtaaaattatggagattatccttgaagttactgaagtgcacctgggggacaaggcagtcattggtcccagccaacatgggttcacgagggataggtcctgtttaacaaatttgatttccttttatgataagatcacccatctagttgatcaagggaaaacagctgatgtgatcttttggatttcagcaaagcttttgacacagtttcccataggatcctactggacaaaatgtccagcatgcagctaaacaaaaacatcataaaatgggtgagcaattggctgacgggcagggctcaaagggggccacatcaggctggaggacggtcaccagtggggtcccccaaggctctattttagggccagtcctcttcaatgtttttataaacgatttggatgtaggactagaaggtgttttgagcaaatttgccgatgacactaaacttggaggagttatggactctgttgagggtggaaaaaccttgcagagagatctggacatattggagagctgggtgatcaccaaccgcatgaagtttaacaagagcaagtgctgggtcctgcacctgggatgggacaaccctggctatacgtacagactgggcgatgagacgctggagagcagccccgcagagagggatctgggggttgtggttgacagcaagttgaatatgagccagcagtgtgccctggcagccaggagggccaaccgtatcctgggatgcatcaagcacagcactgctagtcagtcgagggaagtgattgtcccactctgctctgcactggtgcagcctcacctcgagtactgtgtgcagttctgggcaccacagtacaaaaaggacattaaactgttggagagtgtccagaggagggctacgaagatggtgaagggcctagaggggaagacgtatgaggagcggctgaggtcacttggcctgttcagcctggaaaagaggaggctgaggggagacctcttCACGGCCTACTGCatcctcacgagggggagtggaagggcaggcgccgatctgttctctttagtcaccagtgacaggacccgcgggaacggtgtcaagctgcaacaggggaggtttaggctagacatcaggaagaggttcttcactgagagggtggtcgcatACTcgaacaggcttcccagggacatagtcacagcaccaagcctgtcggagtttaagaagtgtttggactgtgcacttagtcacatggtctgaatttttgggtagacctgtgtggtgccaggagttggactcgatgatccttatgggtcccttccaacttgggatattctatgattctatgattctatgaaaactaACATAAAAAGATAAAGAGATTCTCAGATACAATTTTGAGAACAAAAatgattataaataaattagaaaataaggAATTTTTCTTGCAATAAATGTCATTCAAACTCAAAACCATTTTCACACTTCTACATTGATGGAAATTTTAAATCAACTAAGCTTTTATGTTAGCTTTTGTGTACAGGTCCTTGTAGCATGTCATAGGCAAAAGGAAAACCATTCTAAAATATTCTCTGGCACAGATGGGTGTCTTACATACAAAATTTGCTTCCAGTAtatcaactggaaaaaaaaattcctttctttgactgagttctctttctgctcttttttcctgctttctacTTGCCTCTCTACTACttgcctttctgctgctgtttttagaGACTCTTTTAAAGGCAGCACGGACCTAGTTATGTTATTTTGATTTCAACACTCAAAGTTGTTAGGCAAAACAACTTTGCACAGCCTTCGCCCagacataaaaaaatacagacaatgAGACAGCAGTTTTCTGGTCGCGCTCCCTGTCAAATTATGTCAAACAAGCAGCATTTCTGAACacaacatttaatttaaaagcagaacagaaagcaaaattgtGTTATGAAAGGGAGAAGTTAAGAGTCTCAGAGCAGGGAAGGTATGAAAACAGAAGATATCTTAACAAGCACAACTTGGGAAACTTGATCAAATGTTAAAGACAAAGGGgagcattttatctttttaattctgtatttaagtACGATGAACTAAAAACTTAATATGCAGAAAGACAATGTAGGCACTTAACCAgtaagaaaagagatttttgaagACATCACTGAAATAAGAGAGCAACacttactcaaaaaaaaagactaaggaTAGCGGAAGTGGAGCTAAAAGGAACAATTATGAAAAATTcgaaataaaaatgaaagccacAAGGGTTTTCCTTTGGGGTTAGATTCTACATATCATGAATGTCTATTAACTTCAGATAACTACAAATTTGGCTCACTTTGAGAATCCTTTGTAGCCTGGCTTTCATGTGAAGTATCATACATATATATGgtcctttttaaataaataagtaaataatatatgtatatatatattctttcttaattaaaaaccagacaaaataaattagaCATAATAAATCCTTGATTACAGATTGTGGTGTGCAGATGATTGTCCATGAGACAGATGGAAGAAAATCCCCATTTTTCTATTCAGGGTTTAGATCTTACAAATTTAAGAAACATAGAACTACAATTGTGTCAAACAAGTATACAAAACATGGGTTTTTAAAGAAGTCTGGGCACAGATGGTAATAAGGACTATTATACTTCTCTTACAACGTTTTCTGTGAACTGAATTCCAGTTGAGCTTATCAGTTACCCATGAGCAATAAAATAATGATCTGAAACTCCATTTCCTAGTACGTACCTGTGTGTTCATACTTATGTCTCAATAATGAACTGCTCTTCTGGAATATTTTGTCACATAAATCACATGCATACATcccattttctgtctttctcatctttttctttgggGGTGTTGAATCAGAATCATTTTGATCTTCTACATTCGATACTCCTTCTGAGCTAGTGTCTTGCCTTTCATCcttaagaaaaattacaaaaaaaggTTGAGTTcaataaaaaaatgcactgatGCAGCACACAATTTATAAAATGTAAGCTGAAGCTACACAGTTATTTTCATTCCATTCAGTAAATGGCCAAACAAAATTGTTTAGACTtaaactgtcaaaaaaaatctttcactgCACCTATCTGCTCTGCAGTCCTTGCCATCATCCAGATGCAGAATTCTCAGGGCAACTGACTGTAATCATATCCAAACCTGACTGTTGGCCAGGTCTCAGCTACACTGGCTCATCACATTTTAAGGCCCCTAAAATATGTGCAATGTTAGGAAGGAAAGGATTATAGAGCTGTAAAATAccttaagaagtgtttggaagGTATAAGAGCCTATTAGATACCTATCTGCATTTTTGAATGAGCGTTTGTCCCCCACATTTTGCTACTTCACAGGTTTTACGGAAGATTTTTTGGCGAAGTTATCACAAAAAGCTATCTATCATTTGAATTTATATAACTGACCACCGTTTTCCTCATAAATCTACCAAAAATCCTAGTTAAAATAAGATATGGCGGAtttcaaatgtttcattaaCAAAAAGTTGTCCATGTATTGTAACTGTTGCCTATTTCTAAGCATTTCAGGTGTTAAAGCTCACCTGTAAGTAGCGTAGCATTTTCTACTGATAGTATCACAACACACATAATTAATTTTGTCATATATTATCAAAtctgaatattaaaatgtatgtattagTTACCTCATATTTTGTCTGCCTCCTAAACTCTAACACATAAGCAGCCCTGTCAATCTTCATGGCTCCCCAGTCCCTGGCTATACAGAAGCCTGCATAAAATGCTGAACAGCCTATTTCTACGATTTAATTAGAAATGCTAAGTCTTTACGTAAGTCAGTTCAGTTCTGCTCTGTCCCTACCTCCATATACATTGGTATCTCTCAGCCCAACTGACCCTGGTTAGATCACATCTAGCGGTACCCAGGGAGGAACCGATCAGGGTACAGGAGTGGTGCACGACAAAGATAATACCCACCCTACTTCCAATTGAAAATGCTTCCGAATTTTGTTTAAAGTGCTGTTATTGTGTAGGATGAATTCAGTTACTCTGCAAGCtaagaaagcagagcagagtgAAAAGAATAGCAAGAACTtaaaatggtttattttctgGATGTGGGGAAAGAGGAGATAAGGAATCTAAGCCATGGCTTTACTTCGGTTTTTGATCAGGAGAActaaactgtctttaaaatacTGAGCACTAATGTTCAAGAAGACACTTCTGAACGGCACAATTGAGTGAAGAATCGACTTGTCCATGCACAGAACTAGACTGCAGCTGTCAGTCTAGACTCCAGCTGACTGAGCTGACTAGCTTTGCAAAGGTGTTAATAGTGACACCTAGTACCTGTTAATAGTCAAACCGAATAAACGGGACAGTTtgtgtttacattttatttaatgtaacaATTTTCTATTAGTTTAGTATGGATACAGAGTGAACACATCATATACAGTGCACAGGAACACACAGGCTTCAGTACCTGACTTCCATTGGCTTGGGTCTGTTTTGGTGGTGTTTCCTGAACTGCAGGACTAACTGTAGTAGAGTACGTATAAGCCACCTGGGGAATCAAAATGGTTTGCTTATTGGCAGCGAGAGCTCTCAAGCATGGAACACTGTTCTGGTCAGCAATGGCAACAATTGTAGGTAACTGGGCAGTGACTGTAGGTATAGCAATATTTATGGGATTGGCACTTGGTGGGATTACATTTACAATAGGATCAGAGTCTGTAATACTGTTGTCCttttgtggttctttttttgCACAAGTTAAATTCAAAGGTTCTTCTTGGACAGAATAAACACTGTTCTGGTAAACACTAGTTATGGTAGATCTTTCCAACAGTTCTCCATGTTGCTTTGGTAGCGAAAGGTCAAGAGGTTCAATTTGTGGCTCTTCTTGTACACCCTCTGCCGTGTACGTATAACCCTGTGAATTTCGTGATGAAGAAAGGTTTAGTGGCGATGGGGATGGCGTGCTACTGCGTGAACCATTCAGAGTTGATCCCCCTGATAAAGTCTGAGATTTTGTTGTACTGACTGGATTTTCTGAATTACTTGTGCTGTTCTGGGGTTCACTCACATTTGTAGTTGCTGCTTGATCATCGTTATCTGTGGGGCTGCTTACTTTAGCTTGTTCGGGAGAAGATGGTCCAGAAGAGTGCACAGAAATTTGTCCAGCTTGCATTTTTTCAAACCACTTTTTTACCACATCCAGTGGTAGGTTTACTGAATCGGCTATTTTTGAAAGCTCTTCTGCGCTTGGTTGTGCATTTAATGCATAATATGCTTTTAGGAGCGATAAAAGGTTCTTTAAAGGTGGCTGACCAGGAGACAAGTTGTTCTCCCCAGTTTCTGATGGGACAGGGGAGTCAGACTTCTCAGCTTCTGTTTCACTGGACTGAGGAAGCTGAGgaggattttttgtttcataGTGCTTTAATTCTTGAAGTGCATTAAGATCTCCTGGACAGTCATCACAAAGAAGACAAGTGCTATCATTGGTCTCTCCTTCAAAGTTCTTATCTTTCTCAGACTTCACCGTAAGATCTTCtggtaatttttcatttttgcaactGTTTGCAGGAACAGAGTGTTCTTTTTTTAGATTTTGTGGAACAACCTGAAGTTGACTTGGCTGCTCCAAGCTGTAGTTAATGATAATTTTGGTTGTCCCATCTTGGTCAACCAAAGGAAGACTGATAGCTGAAATGAGGGAATGGCCAGCTTGTTGTATAGATGCATTGCTGATTGTTTCTTGTTCTTTGGATGCAAGACTAGCATGATTGTTTTCCAATACTTGCCTTATTACATTACCATCCACTGCCACTTTAAGTACGTTTTGAATGTCACTTAAGTTGATGCTTATGGGAGACACCAGACCTACTGTTGGCAGAACAACAGCTTGCACCACACCCTGAGGAGAACTGGTTGCCTGCAATGGGCTACCACCACTAAAAACCCCATTCTGCAAAGGGGTTGAACAATTAATTCCTGAAGCAACCACTATGGGCTTGAATTCATAATCCACAGGTTCAGTTTTAATTTGGTTAACAGGAAGTTGCTCTTGCAAGggtttattttctatcttttgtCGTATCTGTGGTCTTGCTGGGCTACCGGGTGatgcagaaagggaaggggaggagcaCTGAGACGTCTTGAGCCCTGACCGAGCTCGACCATTCACGGGCATCAAACCAATGCACTTCTTACTGCTTATGTGTGAGCTGTATGAACCAGAATGGGAAAAACGTTTCTTGCAGTTTGGGCACTCATATGGCTTCTCTCCTgaagatcaaaagaaaaaaaaaaagaaagaagaaaaaaggtgcaTGCAATGTTTCATCAGGTTACAGTGTAACTTCATCAAGCacagtaaacagaaaagaatacaTCAAAATTAGCTTTCAAAGAGtcctagagaaaaaaatcctttacagTGAATTGAACACCTAAAGCAATTACATCATCTCTAGCTCTGATCCTAGGATCTCTGATAAGTTTAACTGTGGTCCAATAGAAGACAAAGGATGGCACCCACATGATCATGATACATTCTGGTACTTCCCAGTAACTGCCTACATATCACATGAATGAGTCTAAACGATACTTGCGGATTTCATTAAACTTCATTCCAGCAGTAATATTACTAATGTCAGAAGAAGCATTAAACActtcagaatggaaaaaaagcagaatatgtttaaccaaagaaaaatacaaatggcATAAATGTAAATCATAATTAAATAAGGagctgcatttttctgcagcaaatacaaatacaaaatatctgtattttcctgTAATGCTCATCGGCTGAATATAAACAAGCGAAGTTTAGGTAAAGGGAAACCAGAACCATGCGTAAGACCAATGTCTGTTTGCCTTCAGAGATGAGTATCAGGTTAAATGGTCAGGAAGATGCATACAAATATGCAATCGTTACACCCACGGAGTTGACTTTTCAGGGGATCTGTGttacagaggaaaaggaaaaagccagAACAGCTGGCTTTCTTCAGAATGAAAACTGCGTTGGCTGAAGCTTTCCCATGCACAGACACAGATGCCAGTACTctgtggaaatgaaatgaatttgaTGTTTGCTGAGGGAAGACTTCTGAGTAAGGTGCTCTTAATTGCTATTATCATGGCCAAGCAACCAATAAGAAGGGAAAAGACGGCCTAACACCCTGTTTTCAGACTTATTGTTAGTGGGTACATTTGggttaaagagagaaaataagaagcTCTTCTGAGTGActtattatataatataatgaATATTAATATACAATACTACACATTAATTTATTGCAAATTGAAACTGTTGTGACAGTGTATCACAATTTCAGACCTGTGTCTTAAGGCTATTTTAATATCACTATTGTGGAATGATGAAAATCACAGCCACAGTAGGAAGCACAGTTGTTATATCCTGATTGTTATCAACGAAAATTTTCTAGCAAGGCTCATAACATGCAGCGTGGTCTGCAAACACTGAGAAAAACCAGACCAGTAAAAAGGACTGGAAGGATGCCCCCATTTCTTCTGTCACAAGTGAAGTTTTCCTTAAGTGTCAGAGCTCAAGCTGCAACTGTAAATCCTTAAGTCATCCTACTTACTTTCTGCACGCAGCTGAAGGCTGCAGTCAGTAGGTGCAGAatctcagaggaagaaaaaagaaacacccgTCGTATTTTAAACTTAGACTTACAAGGCTGATATCTCATCAAAGTTACAGAAAGTAGGAATGGTAACATTAGTACATAATTCAATGCTTGATTTATTTACCACTGTGGATTCGTAGGTGCTCCTTTAGATGATGCTtgtatttaaaagcttttccacATTCAGTGCACTTGAATTTTCGATTACCGCTGGATTGCGTCACATgtctctgtaagaaaaaaaataacattattgcACAGAACAGCATATTGGAAAAAATTTCGTGTTTTCACATTGTAACAGAGAAAATGcaatacaaaactgaaaataatcaaTCATAATTTTAAGAGACTGAAGGTGGTATGTGTTatgcatgaaaaagaaacaaattagaaGTCAGGTTAAAACTGAACCATGTGTATCTTCTGAATAAATCTGgtacagtaaaaagaaaaaaagcatttg is from Anser cygnoides isolate HZ-2024a breed goose chromosome 2, Taihu_goose_T2T_genome, whole genome shotgun sequence and encodes:
- the ZEB1 gene encoding zinc finger E-box-binding homeobox 1 isoform X2, which produces MADGPRCKRRKQANPRRNNVTNYNNVVEANSDSDDEDKLHIVEEESVTDAADCDASVPEDDLPTDHTVLPENSEREGSTNSCWEDEVKEDECDSDAENEQNHDPNVEEFLQQEDTAVIYPEAPEEDQRQGTPEASGQDENGTPDAFSQLLTCPYCDRGYKRFTSLKEHIKYRHEKNEDNFSCSLCSYTFAYRTQLDRHMTSHKSGRDQRHVTQSSGNRKFKCTECGKAFKYKHHLKEHLRIHSGEKPYECPNCKKRFSHSGSYSSHISSKKCIGLMPVNGRARSGLKTSQCSSPSLSASPGSPARPQIRQKIENKPLQEQLPVNQIKTEPVDYEFKPIVVASGINCSTPLQNGVFSGGSPLQATSSPQGVVQAVVLPTVGLVSPISINLSDIQNVLKVAVDGNVIRQVLENNHASLASKEQETISNASIQQAGHSLISAISLPLVDQDGTTKIIINYSLEQPSQLQVVPQNLKKEHSVPANSCKNEKLPEDLTVKSEKDKNFEGETNDSTCLLCDDCPGDLNALQELKHYETKNPPQLPQSSETEAEKSDSPVPSETGENNLSPGQPPLKNLLSLLKAYYALNAQPSAEELSKIADSVNLPLDVVKKWFEKMQAGQISVHSSGPSSPEQAKVSSPTDNDDQAATTNVSEPQNSTSNSENPVSTTKSQTLSGGSTLNGSRSSTPSPSPLNLSSSRNSQGYTYTAEGVQEEPQIEPLDLSLPKQHGELLERSTITSVYQNSVYSVQEEPLNLTCAKKEPQKDNSITDSDPIVNVIPPSANPINIAIPTVTAQLPTIVAIADQNSVPCLRALAANKQTILIPQVAYTYSTTVSPAVQETPPKQTQANGSQDERQDTSSEGVSNVEDQNDSDSTPPKKKMRKTENGMYACDLCDKIFQKSSSLLRHKYEHTGKRPHECGICKKAFKHKHHLIEHMRLHSGEKPYQCDKCGKRFSHSGSYSQHMNHRYSYCKREAEERDSTEQEETGQEVLNIEHVGARASPSQIDSDERESLTREEEEDSEKEEEEEEEKEVEGLQEEKECRKLQEVEDEEEEGKTEGNKNDEVVNQASNAETEVIQNNGQVSEEKTNKA
- the ZEB1 gene encoding zinc finger E-box-binding homeobox 1 isoform X1 gives rise to the protein MADGPRCKRRKQANPRRNNVTNYNNVVEANSDSDDEDKLHIVEEESVTDAADCDASVPEDDLPTDHTVLPENSEREGSTNSCWEDEAGKEKKEILGPEAQTDEVGCTVKEDECDSDAENEQNHDPNVEEFLQQEDTAVIYPEAPEEDQRQGTPEASGQDENGTPDAFSQLLTCPYCDRGYKRFTSLKEHIKYRHEKNEDNFSCSLCSYTFAYRTQLDRHMTSHKSGRDQRHVTQSSGNRKFKCTECGKAFKYKHHLKEHLRIHSGEKPYECPNCKKRFSHSGSYSSHISSKKCIGLMPVNGRARSGLKTSQCSSPSLSASPGSPARPQIRQKIENKPLQEQLPVNQIKTEPVDYEFKPIVVASGINCSTPLQNGVFSGGSPLQATSSPQGVVQAVVLPTVGLVSPISINLSDIQNVLKVAVDGNVIRQVLENNHASLASKEQETISNASIQQAGHSLISAISLPLVDQDGTTKIIINYSLEQPSQLQVVPQNLKKEHSVPANSCKNEKLPEDLTVKSEKDKNFEGETNDSTCLLCDDCPGDLNALQELKHYETKNPPQLPQSSETEAEKSDSPVPSETGENNLSPGQPPLKNLLSLLKAYYALNAQPSAEELSKIADSVNLPLDVVKKWFEKMQAGQISVHSSGPSSPEQAKVSSPTDNDDQAATTNVSEPQNSTSNSENPVSTTKSQTLSGGSTLNGSRSSTPSPSPLNLSSSRNSQGYTYTAEGVQEEPQIEPLDLSLPKQHGELLERSTITSVYQNSVYSVQEEPLNLTCAKKEPQKDNSITDSDPIVNVIPPSANPINIAIPTVTAQLPTIVAIADQNSVPCLRALAANKQTILIPQVAYTYSTTVSPAVQETPPKQTQANGSQDERQDTSSEGVSNVEDQNDSDSTPPKKKMRKTENGMYACDLCDKIFQKSSSLLRHKYEHTGKRPHECGICKKAFKHKHHLIEHMRLHSGEKPYQCDKCGKRFSHSGSYSQHMNHRYSYCKREAEERDSTEQEETGQEVLNIEHVGARASPSQIDSDERESLTREEEEDSEKEEEEEEEKEVEGLQEEKECRKLQEVEDEEEEGKTEGNKNDEVVNQASNAETEVIQNNGQVSEEKTNKA